From a region of the Corallococcus coralloides DSM 2259 genome:
- a CDS encoding hybrid sensor histidine kinase/response regulator: MPSKKKGPQLAEVVPLRPAITAKKAPPKRAAKPPPPVDTDAAAQALLEMGRQLTDNAGPTEALRAQLQTLHTLLKPKVCYVARHFPSRNQLHVEHVRGRYDERVTAAVPGEGVVGRCFTDKVLLREDDTVAVPLEGPQGVTGVLVVLGARRKASDVLMQSLASQLTAAYEVARLRDDSARRNKDLQTAIAGLKSLEQNREELLGNVSHDLKNPLTTIKAYLAMLGREKLGTLTDGQRRAVQICDRNADRLLQQVNDLVLMSRLSSGKMQLNQRPFGLKAVAEEVVRGLGAVAEHSRVRVVIPPCPEVFVRGDRERISEAIHNLVENGIHHSETDDVVEVSVSSSEGLGVLTVKDSGQGMTAEALEHVFDSFYRAQPGMPRPPGTGLGLPLVAKIVALHGGRVDATSVLGEGSTFQMVLPLFASAVSAPDVNQAAPKAGGILLVEDDVDCREVLEQVLEQEGYRVMATSGAAEARSILSHIRPAMVLLDLRLSGEDGRSVLHYIRTTESLADVVVYIISGASDVASLTSGEGPDRIDGYFEKPLKLPKLLDTVASVVRPKSRGPAVP; encoded by the coding sequence GTGCCATCGAAGAAGAAGGGTCCGCAGCTCGCAGAGGTAGTCCCTCTGCGCCCCGCCATCACCGCGAAGAAGGCCCCACCGAAGCGCGCGGCGAAACCGCCGCCGCCGGTGGACACGGACGCCGCCGCCCAGGCCTTGCTGGAGATGGGCCGGCAGCTCACCGACAACGCGGGCCCCACCGAGGCCCTGCGCGCGCAGCTGCAGACGCTCCACACGCTGCTCAAGCCGAAGGTCTGCTACGTCGCGCGCCATTTCCCTTCGCGCAACCAGCTGCACGTGGAGCACGTGCGCGGACGCTACGACGAGCGCGTCACCGCCGCCGTCCCGGGCGAGGGAGTGGTGGGCCGGTGCTTCACCGACAAGGTGCTGCTGCGCGAGGACGACACCGTCGCCGTGCCCCTGGAGGGGCCGCAGGGCGTGACGGGCGTGCTCGTGGTGCTGGGCGCGCGCCGCAAGGCGTCCGACGTGCTGATGCAGTCGCTGGCGTCGCAGCTCACCGCCGCCTACGAGGTGGCCCGGCTGCGCGACGACAGCGCCCGGCGCAACAAGGACCTGCAGACGGCCATCGCGGGCCTGAAGAGCCTGGAGCAGAACCGCGAGGAACTGCTCGGCAATGTGTCCCATGACTTGAAGAACCCGCTCACGACCATCAAGGCCTACCTGGCCATGCTGGGCCGCGAGAAGCTGGGCACGCTGACGGACGGGCAGCGCCGCGCGGTGCAGATCTGTGATCGCAACGCGGACCGGCTGCTCCAGCAGGTGAACGACCTGGTGCTGATGTCCCGGCTGTCGTCCGGGAAGATGCAGCTCAACCAGCGCCCCTTCGGCCTCAAGGCCGTGGCGGAAGAGGTGGTGCGGGGGCTGGGCGCCGTCGCGGAGCACAGCCGCGTGCGCGTGGTGATTCCCCCCTGCCCGGAGGTGTTCGTCCGGGGCGACCGCGAGCGCATCTCCGAGGCCATCCACAACCTCGTGGAGAACGGCATCCACCACAGCGAGACGGACGACGTCGTCGAGGTGAGCGTGTCGTCCAGCGAGGGCCTGGGCGTCCTCACCGTGAAGGACTCCGGCCAGGGCATGACGGCCGAAGCGCTGGAGCACGTGTTCGATTCGTTCTACCGCGCGCAGCCGGGCATGCCCCGTCCGCCGGGCACGGGCCTGGGCCTGCCGCTGGTCGCCAAGATTGTCGCGCTGCACGGCGGCCGCGTGGACGCCACCAGCGTGCTGGGCGAGGGCAGCACGTTCCAGATGGTCCTGCCGCTGTTCGCGAGCGCCGTGAGCGCCCCGGACGTGAACCAGGCCGCGCCCAAGGCGGGCGGCATCCTCCTGGTGGAGGACGACGTGGACTGCCGCGAGGTGCTGGAGCAGGTGCTGGAGCAGGAGGGCTACCGGGTGATGGCCACCTCCGGCGCCGCCGAGGCGCGCTCCATCCTGTCCCACATCCGGCCGGCCATGGTGCTGCTGGACCTGCGGCTGTCCGGGGAGGACGGACGCTCCGTGCTCCACTACATCCGCACCACGGAGTCGCTGGCGGACGTGGTCGTCTACATCATCTCCGGCGCGAGCGACGTCGCGTCCCTCACCTCGGGTGAAGGGCCGGACCGCATCGACGGGTACTTCGAGAAGCCGCTGAAGCTGCCCAAGCTGCTGGACACCGTGGCCTCGGTGGTGCGTCCCAAGAGCCGCGGTCCCGCCGTGCCCTGA